The genomic window TGGATAGAATAGATGATGGTGAGGGAAAGAATAACTGAGGGAACTTCCCAAAATCTGGAGATCAAACTAAATTCCTTACTAAATGTACTAAGGAAGTAATATGTGTAATTGCTGCCTTTCCTTGACAAGAAGATGAGGACTGATGGCAGTTTCAGACTCTTTCCAAGAATTGCATTGCATGTATATatacagtattattattattattattattattattattattatcattaatctTTGGCAGTTCCAATagtcaaacccagggtctcacatatCCAACACAACTAAATGATCTACTGATACAGCCCTAAAATCAGTTTTGGGGGGTTATTTAGGCCATAATTAATAGTGCTTGGAGGATAaccctggctctgttcagggtgTGCTagtctcagtggtgctcagaagaacaTCTGAAGTTCCAAGGTTCAAACTGGGactagcagcatgcaaggcaaatgttttacttattgtactatctctctatccctacACAGGGTTATTCCAACCATAGAAGTCCATTGCACCATGGTAGAGTAATATTCTTTTAAGCAATAATTGTTCTCCTTTTATTGCTTCTAGTTATTACAGGTTCCTTAATCCAGGGACAGAACAACCAAGTGCAGCTTTATGAAAAGAAGACAACAAACCAAGGTGCTGCTGACAGTGATGAATACTCAGTGATAGTCACCGCTGAACACATGCAGGGAAGTAAAGCCTTTGGAACAACTGACAGTGGATCCATTGGAAGAAGTCTTCTAAAGTCTCATCTAAGAGTTAGCATCAGTGATGAAACTAGGTCCCTGCCTACTAAGTCTTCTAAGGAACAGTTTTGGCAACAGCTTATGGAGAAGTCAACTGTGGGCCCATACGTTACTGCAGCATCAGGTGCCATTACTCCTCaagataaagttaaaaagagaaagtcTAATGTAGGGTTTGAATCCAGAAAAACATCACCATCACAGCTCATGTCTGGAGATAAGGAAGAGTTGATGATTGAGAGCTCACACGCATACTCTGAGGAGAAGGATTCTGGAGCTGACAAAACAAGAGCAAAATCCAATGTATCACTTTTAACGCTGCTAGACAACCTGTCTGCCGACCCAGAAGATGACTTTGTGTCTGTGGCAATGGACAGTCATGTGTCTGATGAGTCTTCTCACTTCCTGTCAGAAGAGATAAGTATTTCCAGTCTTGATTTTCAAAATCTCACATTTAAAATGGAATCAGTTCAAGATCTTCCATCTGCCTCCCAAGACAAATCTAGTGTGAGCATTTACCACTCCTTCACAACCAGTGAATCAAGCAAAGTCGGTGTGTTAGCTGAAGAAAATATTCCCACCAAGAATCTGTCTCAGAGAACCATTCCATGGACCTTGGAAAAGCATGAGGATGAATTGTTCATGGATTCCAGCTCTACTTCAAAGTCAGAGAGTGATAGTCTCTTTCCACTGACTACAGGATATTCCTTCTACTCCACAAAAATTACTGCAATTGAACAAGTCTCTCCAGGTTTAGAAGTATTTTCTGTTCCTCCAAACACTCCTGAGCAGAAGATAGCCCCCGGATTTTATACTGAATCCTCTGAAGATTCCAAGTTTGAGGAAATCCTGGTCAAATCAATAACCATTTCAGAGGAAGTGATCGATTCTGAGGAGATACTGACAGTTGGGTATACTTTCCCATACTTGAAGAAGTCAGAAGAGGACCCCGAAATCTTTGTAGAGGCCAAAGATTCTGATTCAATGAGCACTCCTGAGAAGCAGCTGTCTGCCAGAGGTGCCTCCCAGATATCGAAAAATCCTGAAGAAATTTTCACAGAAACAGATAGTTTTGTGGAAAAGTACAACAGTATTGAAGATTGGAGCAGCTCAGAAGAAGGGATCTCTTCCAAATCTGTTTCCAATGCCTCAGAAAAGCCTGAGGATGAATTAAAGGTTTCCCTTAATCCCAAGAGCTTGCCTGATGAAGAAAATgtctctgatgaacacaaataCATTGATGCTGAAGAACGGAAGATTCTTGGAGAACCTTCCAGTCACCCTGTCCAGCTCCAGGTGAGCCCTGAAAAGGGGAAACAAGTCTGCGCCTTTTCAGAGAGCATAACCTTTGAGTGGGACATTGCTGTAGAGCCACTCCCTCCAAGAACCATCTTTAAGCAACTCCTGAAGCCAAAAAGTGAGCAGAAAGTCATGGCAGATGTCGAAACAATGCCTCCAGAAGCTATTGCTTCTGTGGAGTTACAGACAGTGAAAGAACCTCCTCAAGCCTCTCTGCAAGAAGGATTTAAGTCAGAAATGTCCACAGTTACAGAGAGCACAACTGTTGAAGGAAGCATCTCTCTGAAAGTGATGCTGCCCAAAAGTTCACCCCAGTCACTGGTGGTACTGGAAGAGAAGCCAGAAGCAAAAAAGAATCCAGAGGCAAAAAGTACTCTGGGAGAGAAGACTCCTGCTCCAACTCAATCACTGGACAAATCTATTGTACAGCTTGAAGGCTTTGACGACTCAAAGGGCACAGTGAAAGATGACGGCATTTCTGGGAACTCACCGTCTCCTGTACTTCCTTTAAAGTCCTTGGTGAGCCCAAATGTTGAGCAGAAAGTTCCTCTTGAAGAAAAAACAGTGGTTGAAGGGAAGAGTTTTCTGGTGACATCACCTCCCAAAATTCTTATAAAGTCATCGATTACTCCTAAAACACAGCAGATTATGCTGTCCGATTTGGAGGGGGTGGCTACACAGAAGACCATTGCAATAGAGCCAGTGCTCTCCAAATATTCGCTCGTTGCACACAGCTCACAGAACCCAGTTGATGAAAAGGAAAAGTTAGTGGGAGAGCCGCTGCCCAAATGCCCAGCCTCCCCTTTGGGAAAATCAAAAGTTCAGTCACAGTCCGCCCCTCTTCGTGTGGTGGGATCTTCTGTGAAATCGAGCAAGTCTAAGGAGCCATTGTCTTCTAAAAACACTTTTCCAAGATGGAGGAATCCCAGTGTTAAACGGCAGGTCTCTACAATTTCCGAGATCAGGGTAAGAGAGGCAGAGAAGAGCAATCCTAAAGAAGCACCAATGTCCCAACAATATATGATGTCCTGGGACAACCCATCTCCTGAGCAAGTCTCTGTATCTTCAAAAAGAGCTGCTGAAGAGTGGGGCATCTCTGTGGAACCACTGCCACCCAGAACACGCTCTGTGGCCTCTGTAAGATCAGAATCTTCACTCAAAAAGCCTCCCAGGTCAAAGAGTGCTTCTTCAGTATGGCCTAAGTCTGAACAACCGATGCCGCCTATATCTAAGCAACCAATACCCTCTAAGTCTGAGCAACCAATGCCACCTAAGTCTGAGCAACCAATGCCACCTAAGTCTGAGCAACTCATGCCGCCTAAGTCTGAACAACCAATACCGCCTAAGTCTGAACAACACATGCCGCCTAAGTCTGAACAACCCATGCCTCCTGGCAACTCCTGGACAAGCACCAAAGCTGAGAAGAAAATATCTGCAACTCCAGAGAGAGCTGTGAAGGAACAGGATGAACCTGAGGAACAGATGACTTCCAGAAGCCCTCTCGATACCATCTTGAAAGTAATAAGCAAACAAACCATGGCAGCTGGTCCAGAGAGCATTACCACGGAGAAAGCAATGTCAACAGAGACACCTCGCAGACAGCTCCAGTCTGCAGTGAGAGCCAAAATCCAGCATGTTGAGAACATGTCCAAGGAGGAGGTGATTTCAGAAAAGCCAGCACTTCCCAAATATTCTGCCCCATTGTCAGTGAAGTCACAAGAGCAGAAAATGGCTACCCAACCCAGAAGTGCTGAAGTAGAAGGAGACACACTGCCCTCCAAACCGCCAAGTCAGTCATTTGTGAAGTACATAGCCCAACGGATCTTTTCAGAACCTGCCTCTGAGGAAGCAGCTCAAAAAAGCTCCTCAAATAAGCCTTCCAAACATGCATTGAGTTCAAAAGCAGAATACAAGGTTAGTTCAAGTTGGGATAATGTGCCTTTTGAGAAAAGAATTTCTACCAAGCCCAGGAGGAGACACCGTCCTTCCAAGTCCTTGGTGAAGCTAGAAGATCTGCATGATGCATATTCACAAATGGAAATTGCTTCTGCTAAGAAGGGCACTGAAAAAGAGCAACTGCCTCTCAAACACCTTCCCAAGGCCTTGGGAAAGGCTGAATATCCGCAAGATGAGAAATTGCCTAAATATCAAAAGAGTTCTGAAGATAAGCTGCCTACTGGACACCCTCTCCAAGCTGAGAAAAGAGCTGAATTCCAGTCACAGAAGTTCCCCAGAGGCTCAGTGAGTTCCTCTACTGTTGCTGAGGAGCGCCTGCTACCTAAACACCCATGGCAGACCTTAGCAAAACCTGAGTCTAACCAACCAGTTCAGACCAGTTCTGTGAGTGCTGCTGCTGAGGGAGCAAATTCCGAGGGCAATCTTAGCAGTTGCTATCAAGCAAAATCTACACTTTCTCCAAGCAAAACCAAGAAACATGATCACAGCTCTGAAGACATCGTTAAGAACATCCCTACTCCTAAGGAAGTTCTGAAGAAGGATAATGAACATACCACGTGTGAGTCAGATGTTCTCACCCATATGTCTAATGTTGAAAACATATTTGGAGTCCGACTGAGAAAAGTCTCAAAGAACTACAAGAGTGAAAATCAAGAAAGCCATTTTAAGTTTCCTGTGGTCTTCAAGGAGCACATTTCTTCCTCAGTGGctgaagaacaaaaaaacaaaagtgccTTGCAGAGCTCCCCGAGCAGCCCAGAGGATCTCACTAAAGTGGCTGGCTCTACAGAGATGCCACAGAGCATACCTAAACCTGAAAGCATGCTTAAGAAGGAAGACCAATACAAGATTTCAggtgagatatttttcttttctgttggcTATTAGTGAAAAGAATTGAAATTGAAGTCTTAAATGGGAAGAAGTCTGTTGTAATTTGGAGCTTTGACTAGTAAGTTTGTAAATTTATGGCCAGAATATGCCTCATAGGTTAATGGGCTTAGAGATGGTTAATTTGATACTTCTACTTCCCAAAGTGGTCTTAAGCTGAACAACTGCCCACATTCAGTCGTGGACACAATTTCATCTCCCATTCTCTCATTTCTTAACATCTGTACATCTTACAAATGCATGGAATATGCATTTCACAATACTCCCACGTTTGTTAGGTTTTCCCAACACAAtgtgaattttgttttatatcttttttaatgtttttaaattaatatctttatttaaacaccttgatcacaaatatgattgtagttgggttttcagtcatgtaaagaacacccccccttcaccagtgcaacattcccatcaccaatacaccccatctccctccacccacaccccctgcctgtactctagcatggcattctacctctctcattcattaacattgtcatggtagttgttagtgtatcatttctctaacaacacacccttctttgaggtgagcttcatatcatgaatttTAATGccaagtaatttatatatatatatatatatatatataccatcatTTTCATACGCTCAGCTCGAAATTTACAAATGTTTGTTAATGCCAAAactttttttaactcattttaaatCTCTAAGATTACAAAGCAAGGTGAGTTTTAGAGCACTAATCTCTCCACAGAACATTTATTCTTTCAGACTCACTCTCATGTAGGTTTGTCTTCTTATAACCACAACAGTGCTACCTCACACTTTCTTAAGGAACTATGAAGTGACAAATATTACACAATTTTCCTTGGAGTTACAAGTGTAACATCAATAGATTAATTATTTGGCTTTTCCATTTTAGAATTTCCCCAGCACTTTTTGCAATCTTTTCCCTTTGTAGAtttcagaatagaaatatggatggGCAATGGAGGGAAAGGACTTCCTGAGTTTTCAGATTGTATAGGGCACACAAGAGGCAGGGTCTTCAATATGTGATAGGTTTATCCCAATGTTAGTTTTGGCAATTAACAAGAATTCTATTTGGGACATTTCTGTAGCTTTAGCCATTGTCGCCTTCCTTTAGTTTTAAtacctttaatttctttctcagcAAAGTCTTATAGTCGAAAAGCAGGTCATGCTGCCTCCCCCGAACCAGCTTGGGTAGCCATGGTAAAGCAGAAACAGAGAAGTTTCCAACAGGAACCAAAACTAAAGAGCAGAGTTGGAGCCAACATTGAGCCCAAACATGAGGTAAGAACTGATGCATCCCAGATACCATTCCAAACAGTTGCAAAGTTTGGTAACTAAAATGGCACTGAATGTGGTGTTggaaaggttttgtgttttttaaatgaaACCTTGCCATAATTAATGTTGTAAATCATgaggcttaaaaaataaaaacaacaaaactggcATTGGGAAAATGCCAGGCAGGCAACTCCCTCCTTTATTAACCAAGCAAATCAGAGGAAAGGCTTGCTTTTTTACTTGCATATATGCCATCTGCTTTAAATAACATGTTTTTGAGGCTGAAGCAATGGTGCAGTTGGTAAGctgtttgacttgcacgtggctgacctatgacggacctcagtttgatcccctggttcccatatgatccccaaatctgtaccgatttctgagcacatagacaggagtaacccctgagcgtcaccagtgtgacccaaaaaccaataaataaaagtaaataaataaataacatgctTTTAAAGAGTGTGAAGTTTTGTAAAATTGATGAATGTGAAAATATTCCAGAAGTCATAATCTGGGCTAAATGTTCTAGAGAAGGATTCGGTGAAATTTATTGAGATTAgtcattatttacttatttattttgttttgggccacacccagagtttcTCTTGACTctttacttaggaattactcctggtagtgttcggGGAATCATAAGGGATGCAGGTAAGTTGCTTGCATGGCAAGTTCCCTATCAGCTCTACTATCCCTCTGCCCCCAATAAATTAGTCACTTTTATTTGTAATTGAGGTAAAATGTTTACAATAGTATTTACAGCTACGGTATACATTGTTCTTGTACCTCCATTAAGTGCCTAAATCCTCCACCATTGTTTTTATGTCACTTACAACTTAGGAGGATTTTATCATACTaagagtactcaggggttactcttggctctgtgctcaggattactcctggcagggattgggggaatcatatgaggtgccaggaaatgAAACCAgttcaaccacatgcaagtccagtgccctatccactgtgctatctctatgtcATTTCTAATCAACCacttcctctccttttccctccacTTGGTAACATCATTTCTGTATTTGAGAGCCAAAAATTGTCATTAGTTCCCATccattctctttttgtttctttatttaccaCATATGAAATTAACCAATGTTTGCCCCCTTtacctaatttattttaattaacaagGAACCTCTACAGAAGTTGTAgcaaaaagtaaaatttcatctttttctatAGTTAACTATGTAGAGATAACAACTTTGTCCATTCACCTGCTGGTGGAAAGTtaggttgttttcatatctttatCATTTTGAATGATGATCCAATTAACAGGTTTTATGATATTTATGATATTCTTGTACTCTTGGGACAGATGGCAAATACTGGAATTACTGTATTATGCAGGAACTCTAGTTTTAATTTCTGAGTTTAATTTCTGAGAAATATCCACAATGTTTTAAATAGAGCCTATCAAtaggtcatttaaaataataaataataattattctaaGAATGTGACTCATAGTagagagcatgtatcacatatgtGGGAACTTGAGTTCAATGTCTGATAACaagcacacacacattcacaaacATCCATGCACAAAACAGCAAAGTTATCCCCTGAAGTGAACGGTGATTATCCTTTGATAAGCTTAGAAATATAGATATGAAAACATAAATAGAATCCAACTATTTTTCATTTAGCGTTTATGAACTTAAAGGTTTTGTGAACTTAAAATCTGAAGCAAGGGTCTTTtagaacatatttttctttctttctaacccCATAACTGCTCTCCCTATTACCTCCTTTTTTTACTTTGATGTTTGTTGAACTCATAATACCCAGGACAAGACCTTCACTGTGTGGTCTTTTAAATCTATCATCTTGATGTCCTAAGGTCAgagctttttaatatttaaaactattttattaccgtattaccgtattttctggtgtataagatgaccccctaattttgcagttaaaacataggtttaggcctatattcgctgtatcagacagaacgttcctgtgctgcaactgtatgtaccacagtgagccaatcacaacaagcaaaggttcaaagattcTACTGTAAtatacttcctctctgactctggccaatctgagcaagctttttacagtgtagattccgtacagaacattgtctaatttgcatgcataaaaggcctgcttggattggctgagttagagaggcggtctgagaaGCCTTGctgtgattggtcccttatcataggcaccttttctggcaattccctggtggcgtcagttaatctcccccactacatgaaccaaacaacaccccatcctcggaccctagcactgaaccaccaacacggttagctgggttttgccagaagtggcccccagatctcttGAGTACtttttgggagcccccaagaaagagatttggaaactctgcggcctgatttttttgtttcgtttagtggcatattgaaacattttgggggatatactcggcatataagacgaccccggatttttggttgactttttttgtttcaaaagtcatcttatacgccggaaaatacagtatgtaaTTTACAATATTATCATCGATGGATTCCCAAGCACATAATTCAAATACCATATTCCTCCCCACTCTACCCATCTCTATTTTCAAGGCTCCTCCCTTTCAACCCCACCACCAAACTATGTGTGAGATCAGTTTTCCTGTTATGTTGTCTTTGGCACTTTGTTAATACcttactgtgtatctttaagATCCACAAATAAGAATGGCCGTTCTGTATTCTGTATCTAACCCTCTTCTGTTTCAGGTCAGGCAGGacttaaattctgtttttttttttatgttaaagCAAGGTGACATTTCAAGTCCCCGACCAATGAAGATGTACACTCCTCCCGCTGGCACCACTGAACAGAAAATAGCATTGGTGAAGCAACTCAAGACTACCCTGGCAGGTAAACACACATAACCCAACCCTCCTTAAAATATAACCCTGGCTTAATGTTATGAAACTTTTGAAATTTCGAATTTAGGCAATGTGTTTATCTCCCTCCCTGTCAAATCAACTTTGTGATTTTTTCATGGCTCTTCCATTAGACTTAttcatatacttatttttaaaaatgcaattattATGATAGATATAAATACTGTATGTAAATTTAAGAGAGGCTCTGGTCTTACCCTCTTGAGAACTTTATATAAACATAGAATTATGACCTCTCAAATATTACTATGCTAAGAGAGATGGTGAAAGAACTGAACTACTTTTTAGTTCATGCCAAATCAGCATTTCAACCCTTTCTACAGTCAAAACTGTAGCAAATAATTCACTTTAGAAAACaataatattggggccgggcggtggcgctggaggtaaggtgcctg from Suncus etruscus isolate mSunEtr1 chromosome X, mSunEtr1.pri.cur, whole genome shotgun sequence includes these protein-coding regions:
- the KIAA1210 gene encoding acrosomal protein KIAA1210 homolog — translated: MAESPTELPVNMEALEPSDDGRRKFKFKSIRNLFGKRKKKDSEDTPSPQRGRRLQPSLSSSNISISCLKAANEGSPNEFRAKTHLGSKALSHDSVFVESEPERSASTKYGTSDIHGGKQQQRVHMSQTLPRIGTGGGIYAAEFDAMPPYKTRSGSQAPGSQAPEALSPRPGEVSPSPTLMKSHVISQDLETISAADELPKGLPKTSLRKTIKKNSAEQLSEPTHFTTCALLTSASSTQAASFGTPATTLGCLDSSAARHKINVNPRKQKKNQSIASPSRGQGINPCDKEHESQLLQCAPEEVVKRKQENPIYQLLTEDDINLMKARQDDQKTTDDDTVITGSLIQGQNNQVQLYEKKTTNQGAADSDEYSVIVTAEHMQGSKAFGTTDSGSIGRSLLKSHLRVSISDETRSLPTKSSKEQFWQQLMEKSTVGPYVTAASGAITPQDKVKKRKSNVGFESRKTSPSQLMSGDKEELMIESSHAYSEEKDSGADKTRAKSNVSLLTLLDNLSADPEDDFVSVAMDSHVSDESSHFLSEEISISSLDFQNLTFKMESVQDLPSASQDKSSVSIYHSFTTSESSKVGVLAEENIPTKNLSQRTIPWTLEKHEDELFMDSSSTSKSESDSLFPLTTGYSFYSTKITAIEQVSPGLEVFSVPPNTPEQKIAPGFYTESSEDSKFEEILVKSITISEEVIDSEEILTVGYTFPYLKKSEEDPEIFVEAKDSDSMSTPEKQLSARGASQISKNPEEIFTETDSFVEKYNSIEDWSSSEEGISSKSVSNASEKPEDELKVSLNPKSLPDEENVSDEHKYIDAEERKILGEPSSHPVQLQVSPEKGKQVCAFSESITFEWDIAVEPLPPRTIFKQLLKPKSEQKVMADVETMPPEAIASVELQTVKEPPQASLQEGFKSEMSTVTESTTVEGSISLKVMLPKSSPQSLVVLEEKPEAKKNPEAKSTLGEKTPAPTQSLDKSIVQLEGFDDSKGTVKDDGISGNSPSPVLPLKSLVSPNVEQKVPLEEKTVVEGKSFLVTSPPKILIKSSITPKTQQIMLSDLEGVATQKTIAIEPVLSKYSLVAHSSQNPVDEKEKLVGEPLPKCPASPLGKSKVQSQSAPLRVVGSSVKSSKSKEPLSSKNTFPRWRNPSVKRQVSTISEIRVREAEKSNPKEAPMSQQYMMSWDNPSPEQVSVSSKRAAEEWGISVEPLPPRTRSVASVRSESSLKKPPRSKSASSVWPKSEQPMPPISKQPIPSKSEQPMPPKSEQPMPPKSEQLMPPKSEQPIPPKSEQHMPPKSEQPMPPGNSWTSTKAEKKISATPERAVKEQDEPEEQMTSRSPLDTILKVISKQTMAAGPESITTEKAMSTETPRRQLQSAVRAKIQHVENMSKEEVISEKPALPKYSAPLSVKSQEQKMATQPRSAEVEGDTLPSKPPSQSFVKYIAQRIFSEPASEEAAQKSSSNKPSKHALSSKAEYKVSSSWDNVPFEKRISTKPRRRHRPSKSLVKLEDLHDAYSQMEIASAKKGTEKEQLPLKHLPKALGKAEYPQDEKLPKYQKSSEDKLPTGHPLQAEKRAEFQSQKFPRGSVSSSTVAEERLLPKHPWQTLAKPESNQPVQTSSVSAAAEGANSEGNLSSCYQAKSTLSPSKTKKHDHSSEDIVKNIPTPKEVLKKDNEHTTCESDVLTHMSNVENIFGVRLRKVSKNYKSENQESHFKFPVVFKEHISSSVAEEQKNKSALQSSPSSPEDLTKVAGSTEMPQSIPKPESMLKKEDQYKISAKSYSRKAGHAASPEPAWVAMVKQKQRSFQQEPKLKSRVGANIEPKHEQGDISSPRPMKMYTPPAGTTEQKIALVKQLKTTLAGIEEKKGFPTTELKKQPRMPSTSIKPRKPKPPEPVWFSMAKKKSEAWSNIADKQ